The nucleotide sequence TcccgtcgggctgtatcaccgcctggtacggcaactgctctgcccacaaccgtaaggctctccagagggtagtgaggtctgcacaacgcatcaccgggggcaaactacctgtatcaccgagggcaaactacctgccctccaggacacctaaaccacccgatgtcacaggaaggccaaaaagatcatcaaggacaacaaccacccgaaccactgcctgttcaccccgctatcatccagaaggcgaggtcagtacaggtgcatcaaagctgggaccgagacactgaaaaacagcttctatctcaaggccatcagactgttaaacagccatcactaacattgagtggctgctgccaacatactgactcaaatctctagccactttaataattaaaaattggatgtcataaatgtatcactagtcactttaaacaatgccactttatataatgcttACATAACCTACATTaataatctcatatgtatatactgtactctatatcatctactgcatcttgcctatgcagttcggccatcgctcatccatatatttgtatgtacatattcttattcattcctttacacttgtgtgtaaaaggtaattgtgaaattgttagattacttgttaagaTATTACTgaatggtcggaactagaagcacaagcatttcgctacactcgcattaacatctgctaaccatgtgtatgtgatcaataacatttgatttgatacgtcttgtgtttgagccgttgaactacactgtttgtattcaaccatattcccagtcaccttgccatggttaaatgcggtggttcgctctttcagttttgcgcaaatgctgccatctatccacggtttccgATTTGGGTAGAtctatccagatgatgctgcttCACATTTTGCGCAAGAAAACACTATCGGTGTGGTCGAGGCATGAAACACAATACTTCAAAGCAAACGCAGCGTTACATTGGAAATGAATGTCCTTCTGGTGTACTGAAATGGAATAATCGGTACGATCGAGGCGTTCCCTAAAACGGAGGTGTGACAACGACATATTTTGGAGGTATGGCAACGCGAGACTACCAAAGCACAGACATCACGTTAGTTGCAGCACATCTAAAGTAAAATAATGTTGTTCAGGTAAATTGTTTGGTGGAAAATGTGGGGGGGATTATCTAACTAACTTGCACACCACACTAACTAGGTCACTGATGACACTTATATATGTCTTACGTTGACGTTATGATTGTGAGGCGGGTGAATCAAAACCTCGCATGAGGTAGCATTATGCTAACATTAGCTGCCTAACTAACCATCTAACGTTTGCAACCTaactaaattagctagctaacgataggTACAAGCCGATTTAGCTAAATGTACTACTCACTTGTGCTTGACAGCTAATCCCCACATTCTACCAACTGGCAGCGTAGTTAGAATACAAAACCTGTTCTAGTTGGCTACCTACCGGTAACTGTACAACAACCGTGACTAGCAAGACGTTAACGTTACCTGTCTGATGTTGTCGACGTACTAAAATGCGGTAATGTCTTTTCGGTTGCGACTCTTCTTCGGCCCTGTCATAATAATACGATTTTCTTCCGAATCCCTTTTGTTTTTGAAGACAAATGTCGATAACCCACAGATATTCTAGTATGAAGGACCGTGTCTTTAACAAGTCTTCTGAACTAGATTAGCTAGCTACAGAACTGTCTTCTTGCTAGAGTTCAACGCGGGCGCCATTTCCATGAAAAGCTAGCTACTGCGCAGCATTGTGAAACTAGCGACATTAAGGTCACGTGATCACGCTTGATATTTTTTCAGAATTAAAGTCCCTGAAAAATGTTACTTGGATGTTAACAGGACGTTTTTATGATTTAAAAccacaaaaaaaagtgttttaaattactaaacatacatttattgaaaatataaaCAAGATATTATAGAAATCAATTAAAAAAGATCGATTTACTGTTTGATTTTGCATACTATAATGATAATGAGGTTTTTTGTTATAGTCCCCTGTACAAAACAGCAACAACACAATACTAACACTGTTGCTGGAAGTATTAGTGTTTTTTAACTGGTAACAGAACAGTATTTAAataataaacacaacatgtaaagtgctggtccaatgtttcatgagctgaaataaaagacctcagaaattttccatacacacaaaaagcttatttctctcaaaatttgcgcacaaatttgtttacatacctgttagtgagcatttctcctttgccaagataatccattcacctgacaggtgtggcatgtcaagaagctgattaaacagtcgtgaagagggcatgacaaagcctattccctctcaggagactgaaaatgtgtcatgggtcctcagatcctcaaaaggttctacagctgcaccatcgagagcatcctaactggttgcatcactgtctggtatggcaactacccagccttcgaccgcaaggcacgacagaaggtagtgcgtacggcccagaacatcactggggccaagcttcctgccatctaggacctctaaagcaggcggtgtcagagcaaggccctaaaaattgtcaaagactccagtcaccctagtcatagactcatggcaagtggtaccggagcaccaagtctaggtccaaaaggcttcttaacagcttctacccccaagccataagactcctgaacagctaatgaaAGGGCTACccaaacccctcttttacgctgctgctactctctgactctacctatatgtacatattacctcgacaaaccagtgcccccgcacattgactctgtaccggtaccccgagtatatagcctcgctattgttattttactgctactgtttaattatttgttacttttattttacattttttacttatcAATTTATTACTTAACACGTATTTTTTCTTAatacttcttaaagcattgttggttaagggcttgtaagtaagcatttcactgtaaggttgtatttggcgcatttgacaaatacaattttatttgaaacagcatgatcattacgcaggtgcaccttgtgctggggacaataaaaggccactctaaaatgtgcagttttgtcacacaacacaatgccacagatgtcttttGAGTGAGCgtgcaaatggcatgctgactgcagttaTGTTAACCAGAGCTGTTGCCCGATAATTAAAGGTTAATTTCTcaaccataagctgcctccaacatagttttagagaatttggcaatatgtccaaacggcctcacaaccgcagaccacgtgtatggcatcgtgtgggtaAGCAGTTtcctgatgtcaatgttgtgaacagagtgccccatggtagcggtgtggttatggtattggcaggcataagctttagacaacaaacacaattgcagttcatcgatggcaatttgaatgaacAGCGAttctgtgacgagatcctgagggctattgtcgtgccattcatccgacgCCACCCTTGGCTTTAACACCACAACCCCACCATCTCATGGTCGCGGATGAAAATGTATTTGGTCATGTATATCGACGACATCCTGGTCTACTCGGCCGCCTTGGAGGATCACATCGCTTACGTCCGAGTAGTCCTGGAACGCCTCCTGGCAAACCACCTgtttgtcaaggctgagaagtgtcaGTTTTATCAGGAGTCTGTCTCCTTCCTTAGCTAGCAAATCAGCCCGCAAGGAGAGAAGATCAACCGCAAGAAGGTAGATGCAGTCAagtcatggccagtcccaaccaccataAAGGGGTTACAACGGTTTTTGGGGATTACCAACTTCTACCGCCATTTCATCAAGAACGTCCTCTCCATCGCCACTCCTCTCACCACTCTCGTCAAGGGGGGTACCCGAAGGTTGGAGTGGAGTCCAGCAGCTGACGAGGCCTTCCGCCTACTAAAGGGACGTTTCCCCTCCGCCGCATTGCTCAAACACCCAGATCCCATGATAACCTTTGTGGTGGAGGGGGACTCGTCAGAAGTGAGCGTGGGGGCAGTTCTGTCTCAACGAAAAGGTAATCCACAGAAATTGTATCGGTGTGTGGATTACCCTAAGAAACTATCCCCTGCAGAGAGAAATTACGACGTCGTGATCGAGAGATCCCGGcggtgaagttggcattagaggagtggagacactggcaGGAGGGCGCCAAGGACCCATTTGTCATCCTCACCGACCATTGGAACCTGGAGAACATACGGACAGCGAGGGATCTGAATCCACTtcaagcaaggtgggccatgttctttacaaGATTTGACTTGCCCAGGTTCAAAGAATACCATAGCCGGTGCCCTGTCCCATCTCTACAATTTGGGAGAGGATCCTGTCCAGAATGCACCCACAATCCCTTCCTCTCGAGTTGTAGCTCCTGTGGTCTGGGATGTAGATGTGGACAtccgccaggctctggagagTGAGCCCACACCCACTACCTGTCCTCCTGAGCGCATCTACATTCCCACAGGGATAAGGGATTGGCTGCTGACCTGAGCGCACACAGCTGTCGTCGATTGACATCAAGGTATTTCTCGCACTACCCAATCCATCTCCGAGAAGTATTGGTGGCCTACTTTGGCGCATGACGTTAGTCGCTACGTCAACTCCTGTCCTGTATGTGCTCAGACCAAATCTACCCGGCatgctccagcagggaaactccttCCGGTGCCTCAGCGTCCCTGGTCTCATCTATCCATTGATTTTGTCACTGATCTCCCCTCCTCTGACGGTTTCACCACCATTTTGGTGGTTGTGGATAGATTTTCTAAATCCTGTcgtttcatccctctctctggtctccctactgctctccaggtcgctgaggcacTATTCCAGCATTATGGCCCTATGGAAGACATCGTCTCCGACCGTAGCCCCCAATTCACATCATAGGTATGGAGAGCCTTTATGGAGAAGCTCATGGTTGCAGTCAGTCTCACTTCCGGGTATAGGCCTCAgtctaacgggcaggtggagaggatgaaccaggagctggggaggttcctgaggagtcactgcCAGGACTGGCATGGTGAGTGGGCCCAATTCCTTTCATGGGCGAAGTACACCCAGAATTAATTATGCCACTCCTCCAATGGGCTGACAcccttccagtgtgttctgggtttTCAGCTGGctcatttaaaaggctaattgatcattaggaaacacttttgcaattatgttagcacagctgaaaactgttgtcctgattatagaagcaatacaactggccttctttagactagttgagtatctggcgcatcagcatttgtgggttcgattacaggctcaaaatggccagaaacaacgaactttcttctgaaactcgtaagtctagtcttgttctgagaaatgaaggctattccatgtgaggaaattgccaagaaactgaagatctcatacaacgctgggtactactcccttcacagaaatgcgcaaactggctctcaccagaatagaaagtggagtgtgaggccccggtgcacaactgagcaagaggacaagtacattagagtgtctagtttgagaaacagatgcctcacaagtcctcaactgacagcttcattaaatagtacccgcaaaacaccagtctcaacgtcaatagtgaagaggcgactccgggatgctggccttttaggcagagttgcaaagaaaaagccatatctcagactggccaataaaaagaaaagattaagatgggcaaaagaacacagacactggcaGTGGCGGACTGGCCGTCGGGAGCACCGGGACATTTCCCGGTGGCCTGAGGGTCGTTTTGGCCTGCCGTGAATAGTCAACTTGACCAGCGATAATATAGCATGCAGGATTGAGTTGACGGAGAATCCACTCTTTAGGCGCGACTCTCACGCTCTCGCTGCAGTGTCCCCGCACCAAAAATGACATCAAGTCTCTCTGCAACACACATAGCAACCGTCTACCTGCTTCTCTACCGATAACATTTTAGACAAGTTGCACGGCGAAATGGACGGTCAGAAAAGGAAAggtggagcagagagggagagaataaaaAAGATTAAGGCCCTTACCACAAACGCAGCTAAATGCTGCAAAATAAGCGACATGTTCGCCAGTAAGGGACTAGGTCAGTCAAAACCACTAGCTAaaacacatactgacacacacacaacacccagCTTGGCTAGTTAAGTAGCCTAGCTAATAATAGTGACACAACGGCCGGTAGGCTAAACAGTTTGCACGTCTTACGTCTTCGTGGAGGAATTATATCATGGCGATGTGCAACATAGCGATCATTATATGACGTTGATTgacattaataaaaaaaaaactgtttgctaggtgtaggcaagaccataagcgaataggtaaactgggatatgactaaagagttaatcaaggtgatttttccacaaatagacaggtgctgtatttacctttccatggtcgcaagatcttatctatttttgttaactttctattaaaatgtattggagtgagatcatttctttcttttgggatatgTATAcagagtatgtccacatcccggatcagaccattttattggtaaattacaaggtaatgtaaaagttgtattttttgtgatccaataagTAATATGGTACaattatcataatttggttgtaatccacagagttaagaaaaaaatatctagatcctctatgaggctgtggagggatccaagttgtgaatttaaaagaaaacatgaatcatcagcgtacaatgacatctTTGTTTTAAAGccatggatttctaatcccttgatattattgtaggatctgattttaatagctaacatttcgatggccataataaatagatatgccgatagtggacaaccttgttttactcctcttgacagtttaaagcTTTCTgcgaagtagccattatttactattgtCACATGtgtccctctctggcctctaggtcaccaggctgttcgttatggcgcacacctgtcaccagcgttacacgcataatgacactcacctggactccatcacctcattgattacctgccctttatatgtcactccctttggtttctacCCCATTAGTCATTGTTGCTGTTTCATGTCAgtgcgctgtttgtgtttcttgttttgttcatttattaattaattaaatgtattcattccctgaacttgcttcccgactctcagcgtacatccTTACAACTATTTTACACCTATGGTTACTATACATGATTATAatccattttataagagattgtCCAAAATTGAAATGTTCCAGGCATtaatatataaactccagtcgtactttatcaaaagccttttcaaagtcagctatgaatagcaggcctggtttcccagattggtcatagtgttctattgtttgcAGTACCTGCTTTAAATTATCTCCAAtatattgtccatgtaaaaaacctgtctgattagaatTAATAATGtccgacaatacctttttaattctatgcgctatacattttgctagcatttttgcatcacaacactgaagtgtaaggggcctccaatttttttatggactggatctttatatttaccactttgaatcctgtttcagtaataatgaaggagtggttaaaacatgctaataacggtcctctgagtatatcaaaaaaggtttatcagagttattgacctcacaagaagtcagattcgagtaacttacattgtggtgctgaaacttgaagcagcagccaCGGCACAATCAACcggaaatggacagctcatggtgctgaaagtatgCACATTTGAGTAAACATTATTCATTTTAAACGTCTCAATTTTAATTAGGGTtatgtgttggagcctatttcttcctatttaagaaataagaggtaggcctgcctgtttgacagatgaaattaggctataggctgctatatccatagatttgttAGTCAATTCCTCCAACcgccatgcactctttaaatagcccACCTCTGTGTCAAGGAAGGGCTGTTAAGACTTGAAGTTAGTTTGTATGAGAgggtatgccataggcctacctCTTGTTAAAGAAAAGGGCAAAAAGTACACTGTTAGTTTAAGATTTTGAAGAAAATTAAACGGATGTGATTATATACAGTTATCTATAACAGCACTTTGGTCCGCGATACTtaatgctagaaacaagctgtaaaataggGCTACCCGGGAAAGACGTGACTCTGATGCATATGGGGATATCGTTGTTTAATTTGGAAataatctaattctgtcactatcaattgattaagctattcacgttctgtacaataaaatacatttaaacccagacagcttttagggaaacacttgtgacctCTCGTTGGGTTAAGCCAAGGAAGAAGATTAGCCATCAGTTGAAGCTTACATTATTCTGCGTCAGTAGGCCTACtcggtctggggtggaaaggtaggcctaacttgaaagtaccatgctcagatcCCTATTGACGTCTCAGATTTAATTATTTACAAACAGGGACAGTTTCATTGCAAATAATACACACTGTTTTGGCATTGTAGAAATATAATAAGATGAAcatataggactatttctctgtCTATACTGTAATTTCAGTCATTTGTGATTTATTAAAAAAGTTTCTGCTAATACTGTATGGTAACTCTATTGAAGTCGACTCTTGTACAGAACACTAAAGGTGTATCTCTTTCTCTACAATTTAGGAGATTTTAAGATATTTGGTTGTTTGTGATGGTACTCTAGGTGCGAGGGCCATCCTGTGCCACCAGTCAATTGATGGTGGATGACCTTCTGACCCCGTGCTCGCCAGGTGACCCGGCTGCCATAGAATTGACCTGGATGGATGTGCCTAGCGCCAAGCTGCTGGAGCCCATCATCTGCATGGTGAGAAACACACATTCACAGCACAGACGTACTCACATTCACTGCTCACAAACATACTGGAACATGCTGTTTCAACATACACATCCAGGCATTGCAAACTGACTCTCACATTTGTGTAATTACTGAACCATGCTCATGATTTTGTTTGTCttctgtgtgtgtccctctgccCTCCAGTCTGACATGCTGCGCTCACTATCCACCACGCAACCCACAGTCAACATGGAGGTCTTGTTCAAGGTCAGGAAGTTCACAGAGGACTTAGAACAGGAGGGTTGAGAGGTCCTGGTTGGCAGGGGCTTTACTACTCCTTACTCAGTCTCTCCTATCAAGACCCAACTCCAGTCAaatagtagctacagtattacAACAGTATTACAACACCACAAACCTGCATTGGCAAGAATGATGGAGCATTTTAACTTACACACAATTGTGCAATGGACTTTTTTTTCATATCCCAACTCCCTCTGAGACACCCACAAGTGCCTTATTTTCCCACTTTGTCGGCTCCGGTATTTgagccagcaacctttcggtaactggcccaatgatctaacctTGAGGCTACGTGCCGCCCCTTAGTGGGTCTGCAGGGTGACTCCCCTAGTGGTTCTGGAACCCAGGTCAGCAGCACTACATTCTTGTGTGTCTGTATAGTTGAGGGTATATTGGCTTAGTAATACTCATTTCAGTTCTGGTCCCAGAGGGGATCTCAATACTGTTACACGTAGCCATGATAACCAAGATACCCTTACTTAATAAAACCTGAATTCAAAAAGAACAAGATGTGCttgtcattattttattttaacttgtATTATAGTAAACCCACATTTCTGTCCACAACTTTTGAATCAGGTAGTAATTAAACAGATACATGTGCTGCCTTTCCAACGGATGTAAAGTTCCAACACAAATATTCATTTGAAAAAGCAATAGACTTTCACATTGTAGGCCTGTTTAAACAATGTAatcataatatatgccatttagcagatgctttcatccaaagcgacttacagtcatttGCACATACATTTTACGAATGTAAAATGGTGGGATCGGCATGCTCTACACAGGGTCATCATTTATAATGTAATATGTGTTTATAACAGTGAATGACGTTGATAATAAAAGTCTATAGCAGTGTAATAAGTGTTTATAACAATGTAGAGCACATCTACCAACGCACCGATGCGTTTCAAGAGCCTAGACTATTTTGTTTCAGAATCCTCAGACCCCTGACAGGGAATAGCATAGGGGATAGTGCCATCTAGTGGAATGGAAATTAAACTATTATTCCAGATattatttaataaagaatattgaaaacctaaattaCTTTTCAGAGATCAGAGAAACGAAGCATCTTGAAACAGGGAAATATACCACAATTTGTGATGTGTTCAAGTAAACGATGGACTTTTAATTTGAAGCTTTTTGCTCGATTTGGACCCGTTGATGTCGCTGATTTCAAGGAGCTCTCCTGCGCATCATTTACTTCACAAAATCCCGCAAACGTGAAAGCGCCAGAAATAAACATCGCGAGATTGTAAATATGTGTGAGAGTTAGAGATTTGAAGGCAGACGCTTTCATCCAAAGCGAATTACTGTAATGCGTACATACATTTTACTTTTGTGTGGCCCAGGGAAATGAGACTTTTTAGAGCTTTTCGAAGCAATTTTTGTATCTCTTTCTTTgtaatactgtatgtattcaatCATTTCGAATTGATCACTTCCCAATTGGCACATAAATCAATTCAAtgtttattccacgttggttcaacgtaatttaattgaaattacATGGATATTGTGTCACAGTGAATTGTATAATCTGCAGTCAATTTCATTATGTTTTCATGTGCCATGATCCTGACATTTGACATATGATCCTCATAGGATTAGGCTAAATAGTTTCAGTGGTGCAGTAAATGTAATCTCAATTCAATACGATGTGCATATACTACATATAGCCAATATAGCTATTAAACCATGTTCAGTGACTGTAATCTGTGACGCAAGTGGCCGAATATGTTTGTGACGTTCCATGGAAACCACGGTATTGTTTAAAACTACAGTGTAAATGATAAATGAAAACGTGCTTTTATATCAGTGTGACAGATTCACAATACCGAGCGTGTCTCAAACCGTCCCGCGCTTTAATCTGCCTAAAGGTATCTTCACGCACGACTGGATAGGCCTTTTGGATAAGCTTGTCCAAGGTAAGGATATGCGTCAAGCTATAGTCTACTTTTTATGTTTTAGATCCGAACTCAAGTTACTCCAGTCAAGTGATTAATCGTAAAAGTTTGTTGTTTTGACTGAGCAGTCCAATGGCCAATGCTGTTTTTGGACATTGAGACCCTCGACTATGACGAGCCAATAACATGCATAGATTATGCATTGGGCATTGCACAAATCAGTGTCTTGGTCAGAATATAAAGTAGCTATTTCCGTTAACTCAAATTACTCAAGTCAAGTGATTAATCGTAAGAGTTAGTTGTTTTGACTGTCAAAACAAATAACTTTGATGGAATATTCCAAATTACAATGGCAATTATGCATCACAAATTCGCAATATTAATTGTATTTCAATGATTCATCCAGGCCCAAGACATAAAGTCGCCTGAAAGCTGTGTAGCAATAATTCCAGCTCCTGACCCATAGGATGGTAATCACATACATGATTGGCTTAATCAAGAATCATGGATACCTTTCATGTGAGTACTCACACACCAGATTTTTTTTACATACCTCAGAAGGAAAATACCTCAATATCTGGAAACACTGTCTCATGTACAACTGTTAATGCTATCTCTGAAATGTCTAACAAAATGTTGACTTGATCGTTTCATCAAGACCTTCTCATCACAAGTtggaactagtggtcaacattggGACAATGCCGCCCAAAATAACAGGGGCCAATATTTTCATGGAGGTAAGCACTACACTTCTGATGGGTTTAACGATTGTTTTACATGATCTAAAAGTGAGAAAGTAAACCCCAGCTGTTGTTATTCTTTTCACAGGGAAGGACAATCCCCATTatgccatgaatgtttcattgCTGAACAACCATAGATATTCTTCCTCTAATTTGGCTCCCGTTCCTCCAACAGAGAGCAAGACCTGCCAGCAGAGCTCACTGGAGCAGGGAGACAACCCGTCATCCTTTTGGCGCCTGACAAAGTACACCTTTTTTCTTCTAAATAACACTATAGTAACATCTTCTGCACAAAGTTCCATTCCTAATAAGATTGGTGTTAAGTGAGAAAGAATTCTAAAGATGGTCCAATGGGCATGGTCTGAAGCCTCTCATCATCTCAGTATGTTGAACCACCTGATTTCTTGCAGGCTTGAGATTCAGATCCTGCTGAACGATGTTAAGCAGTCGATTAACCACATGCAGGGGACGCTGAACACCATGCAGGGGCAGTGTATTGAGTTGCAGACTGCCATATCTAAGGTAGTGTCAGATGAGTCTCAGATACAGAAGAATAGGTCTatgatggtatggtgataatgatTGAGATGGTGATTATAATAATGATGACTAGCGGTACCCCACCCTACGGGCCGTAAATCATTGGATCTGatttattcaattcaattcaatctttgaggactgcaaccatagaaatacaatttatATACACTAATAATAAGCTATTGTCAACTTCCCGTCTATGCTTATCTTGCTCATTGCTCACTGTCAATTGCTGACTGTTACCCTATGTGTGCAACTATTATTGATTTATCACAGAAAAATAATTTGGTTGCAAATGTAACTGGGGCCATGTAAATAATTGTTAAGCTACTCATTTTGAATCCACCGGTGGCAACTTGTGTGACCATAAAAGTCTGTGTGCGACTGGGCATAGTTAAATAATTTGGTTACTGACCTGCCCTACATCATAGAAGGCCCTTCAAGTCGGAACTAGGACATTCTGACATTTCTGACTCGCTAACTCGTTATGGAATGATGATTTCAAGTTTCCCACTTGTGAAGTATCAGAATCAACCAGTAGGAAGATCTACGCATTTAACTCTGAGGTTCCAAGTTTCCGATGGCATGTGAATGCGTCAATAATTGCCATGGTAATTTTGAATGTTCAGTCAGTGAGCATTATGGGTAATTGTCCTACATACTTACATCAAATGCTTTATGATAGCATCATCTCCTGTAGTAACAGTGCCATTCCaaacacaataaatgtgaaaattaacaaagatacaaaatattgcTAAAGTGAAGAAAATCAGCTCAAGATTGTAGGAggaaatgcccctgcagcagggaggcttacggtattataatatattgtagattacattaatataatttgtgtatttacagtatcaGTACACATACAAATGAAAGTATATGCTAGGGATTgatctacactgagtgaacaaaatattaagaacaccttcctattgagttgcccccccccccccctcggtggtgga is from Salvelinus namaycush isolate Seneca chromosome 28, SaNama_1.0, whole genome shotgun sequence and encodes:
- the LOC120023146 gene encoding vacuolar protein sorting-associated protein 4B-like; translation: MVRGPSCATSQLMVDDLLTPCSPGDPAAIELTWMDVPSAKLLEPIICMSDMLRSLSTTQPTVNMEVLFKVRKFTEDLEQEG